The proteins below come from a single Balaenoptera acutorostrata chromosome 2, mBalAcu1.1, whole genome shotgun sequence genomic window:
- the LOC103004973 gene encoding olfactory receptor 24, producing MEPNNQTSEYKFILLGLSENPEQETLLFALFLCMYVVTVVGNLLIILAISSDSHLHTPMYFFLANLSLVDFCLATNTVPKMLVNIQIRSKSISYPCCLTQMYFLHFFGIMDSILIAVMAYDRFVAICHPLYYTTIMSPRLCGLLAGGPWVFSCFISLAHILLMARLVFCGNNRLPHYFCDLTPLLRLSCTDTSVNKIFVFIVAGMVIATPFICILASYVHIIVAILKLPSAGGRKKGFFTCSSHLSVVVLFYGTTIGVYLCPSSVHTAVKEKASAVMYTVVTPMLNPFIYSLRNRDLKGALLKLINRKITSSS from the coding sequence ATGGAACCAAACAACCAAACAAGTGAATACAAGTTTATCCTCCTGGGACTTTCAGAAAATCCAGAACAGGAAactctcctctttgctctgtttcTCTGCATGTATGTGGTCACAGTAGTGGGGAACCTGTTGATCATACTGGCCATCAGCTCAGACTCCCACCTGCACACTCCCATGTACTTCTTCTTAGCCAATCTCTCCTTGGTTGATTTCTGCCTGGCCACCAACACTGTCCCCAAGATGCTAGTGAACATACAAATCAGGAGCAAATCCATCTCATATCCTTGCTGCCTGACCCAAATgtactttcttcatttctttggcaTCATGGACAGTATCTTAATAGCCGTGATGGCTTATGACAGGTTTGTAGCTATATGTCACCCCTTATACTATACCACCATCATGAGCCCACGTCTCTGTGGCCTGCTGGCTGGTGGCCCATGGGTGTTTTCCTGCTTCATCTCCCTCGCCCACATTCTCCTGATGGCCCGTCTGGTTTTCTGTGGCAACAATAGGTTGCCTCACTACTTCTGTGACCTCACTCCCCTCCTGAGACTTTCATGCACTGACACCTCTGTGAACAAGATCTTTGTGTTCATTGTGGCAGGAATGGTGATAGCCACACCTTTCATCTGCATCCTGGCCTCCTATGTTCACATAATTGTGGCCATCTTGAAGTTGCCCTCTGCAGGTGGCAGGAAGAAAGGCTTTTTCACCTGCAGCTCCCACCTCTCTGTGGTTGTACTCTTCTATGGGACCACAATTGGGGTTTACCTTTGTCCTTCATCTGTCCACACAGCCGTGAAGGAGAAAGCATCTGCTGTAATGTACACTGTGGTCACGCCCATGCTGAACCCCTTTATTTACAGCCTGAGGAACAGAGACCTGAAGGGGGCCCTGCTGAAACTCATCAACAGAAAAATCACCTCATCTTCCTGA